Proteins from a genomic interval of Microbacterium abyssi:
- a CDS encoding phosphoketolase family protein, with product MAADDEALDRIDRWWRAANYLSVGQIYLQGDEMLSQPLAADDVKPRLLGHFGTVPGLNLVYAHVNRVIVERDEPVLFIAGPGHGGPAMNANAWLDGTYSELYPDVPRNATGMRELFRQFSYPGGVPSHTAPETPGSIQEGGELGYSLAHAFGAVLDDRDLTVVCVVGDGEAETGPLATAWHGNRFLDPRRDGMVLPILHLNGWKIANPTLLARIPERELAALMTGYGYDPIFVTIDASDPSAAAHERFAAALDRAFDGIDRVRKVAADGSRVPWPMIVLRSPKGWSGPEEVDGAPVEGTWRSHQVPLGDVHGDEDHLRMLEDWLRSYRPAELFDEAGAPRAATAGWGPQGARRMSAIPQASGIRRELDVPGADAHAVEVDAPGGSDAGATEVLGGWLVDLIGRNPETFRIFSPDEVESNRLAPRVLEATEKQWNAAVEPVDEHLAPHGRVMEVLSEHLCQGWLEGYTLTGRHGIFTSYEAFIHIIDSMFNQHAKWLEACAEVPWREPLPAFTYLLSSHVWQQDHNGFTHQDPGFIDLALNKSVDIVRVYLPFDANTLLVTMAQCLDATDRINVVVAGKKPAPQWLGLDDARTHVERGIGALPWAGNVRADETPDVVLAAAGDVPTQEVIAAAELLRDGIPDLRVRVVNVVDLTTLQSPEQHPTGLEDAAFDALFTTDRPVIFAYHGYPALIHRLAYKRNGHENLHVHGYRERGTTTTPFDMLMLNDIDRYRLAIDAIDRVPGLSERAADARAQFVAAREAARRHTREHGVDIPAVADWIFTARS from the coding sequence ATGGCAGCCGATGACGAAGCACTCGACCGGATCGACCGCTGGTGGCGGGCGGCGAACTATCTCAGTGTCGGACAGATCTACCTGCAGGGCGATGAGATGCTCTCGCAACCCCTCGCCGCTGACGACGTGAAGCCGCGATTGCTCGGTCACTTCGGGACCGTGCCAGGGCTCAACCTCGTCTACGCACACGTGAACCGGGTGATCGTCGAGCGCGACGAACCGGTGCTGTTCATCGCCGGCCCCGGGCACGGCGGCCCGGCGATGAACGCGAACGCGTGGCTCGACGGCACCTACTCCGAGTTGTATCCGGACGTGCCACGGAACGCGACCGGCATGCGAGAGCTCTTCCGGCAGTTCTCGTATCCCGGCGGGGTGCCGAGCCACACCGCACCGGAGACACCCGGATCCATCCAGGAGGGCGGAGAGCTCGGCTATTCCCTGGCGCACGCCTTCGGTGCCGTCCTCGACGATCGCGACCTCACCGTCGTCTGCGTGGTCGGAGACGGCGAAGCGGAGACCGGGCCGCTGGCCACCGCCTGGCACGGCAACAGGTTCCTCGATCCACGGCGCGACGGCATGGTGCTGCCGATCCTGCACCTGAACGGCTGGAAGATCGCGAACCCGACGCTACTCGCCCGAATCCCCGAGCGCGAGCTGGCGGCGCTGATGACGGGATACGGGTACGACCCGATCTTCGTCACCATCGATGCCTCCGATCCTTCGGCCGCAGCGCACGAGCGCTTCGCCGCGGCACTCGATCGCGCATTCGACGGCATCGACCGTGTGCGCAAAGTCGCAGCCGACGGCTCGCGCGTGCCCTGGCCGATGATCGTGCTGCGATCCCCGAAGGGATGGAGCGGACCCGAAGAGGTCGACGGCGCGCCTGTCGAGGGGACGTGGCGCTCCCATCAGGTGCCCCTCGGCGACGTGCACGGTGATGAGGACCACCTCAGGATGCTGGAGGACTGGCTGCGCTCGTATCGACCGGCCGAGCTGTTCGACGAGGCCGGAGCCCCACGCGCGGCCACGGCAGGCTGGGGCCCGCAGGGTGCGCGACGGATGAGCGCGATCCCGCAGGCAAGCGGGATTCGTCGAGAACTGGATGTCCCCGGAGCCGATGCCCACGCCGTGGAGGTCGACGCACCCGGCGGATCCGACGCCGGCGCGACCGAGGTGCTCGGCGGATGGCTCGTCGATCTCATCGGCCGCAACCCCGAGACGTTTCGCATCTTCAGCCCTGACGAGGTCGAGTCCAATCGGCTGGCTCCACGCGTTCTCGAGGCGACCGAGAAGCAGTGGAACGCCGCCGTCGAGCCGGTGGACGAGCATCTCGCCCCGCACGGCCGGGTGATGGAGGTGCTCAGTGAGCATCTGTGCCAGGGATGGCTCGAGGGGTACACCCTCACGGGACGACACGGCATCTTCACCTCGTACGAGGCCTTCATCCACATCATCGACTCGATGTTCAACCAGCACGCGAAATGGCTGGAGGCCTGCGCGGAAGTGCCGTGGCGCGAACCCCTCCCCGCATTCACGTATCTGCTGTCGAGCCACGTCTGGCAGCAGGACCACAACGGCTTCACGCACCAGGATCCCGGGTTCATCGATCTCGCGCTGAACAAGAGCGTCGACATCGTGCGGGTGTATCTGCCGTTCGACGCGAACACGCTGCTGGTCACAATGGCGCAGTGCCTCGACGCCACCGACCGCATCAACGTGGTCGTGGCAGGAAAGAAGCCCGCGCCGCAGTGGCTGGGCCTCGACGATGCTCGCACGCACGTCGAGCGCGGCATCGGAGCACTGCCGTGGGCAGGGAACGTGCGCGCAGACGAAACTCCCGACGTCGTGCTCGCCGCAGCCGGGGACGTGCCGACGCAGGAGGTCATCGCGGCCGCCGAGCTGCTGCGCGACGGCATCCCCGACCTGCGGGTTCGCGTCGTCAACGTCGTCGATCTCACGACGCTGCAGTCGCCTGAGCAGCACCCGACGGGCCTCGAGGACGCCGCCTTCGACGCGCTGTTCACGACCGATCGCCCGGTCATCTTCGCCTATCACGGCTATCCGGCACTGATCCACCGGCTCGCATACAAACGGAACGGACACGAGAACCTGCACGTGCACGGCTATCGCGAACGCGGCACCACCACGACGCCGTTCGACATGCTGATGCTCAACGACATCGACCGCTACCGCCTCGCGATCGACGCGATCGACCGCGTGCCCGGTCTTTCGGAGCGCGCCGCCGATGCTCGCGCCCAGTTCGTGGCGGCACGCGAGGCCGCGCGTCGCCACACGCGCGAACACGGCGTCGACATCCCCGCTGTCGCGGACTGGATCTTCACCGCGCGGAGTTAG
- a CDS encoding transposase gives MADPSLADAAAELYVVPPGEFVAERNARAKQVEDRELAEQIRTLRKPSIAAWVVNVFARERADRLGQALQLAAELREAQEDLDARTLSKLGRDRRALTSQLAREAASLASSGGARITDSTVEAVQQTITAAFFDPDAATAVASGRLVRELEPSSEFPLDFDATVGGGAPERTPPPSPPADEVRERRERKEAEKAVHAAERDLERAKREQAKADKEREAAASRADRLEAEVEELEAQLARARAEAEKARAAVEETTGRAAEAAEGVRSAESAVEEARSALERRGRA, from the coding sequence ATGGCTGACCCGTCTCTGGCCGATGCGGCCGCCGAGTTGTACGTGGTCCCGCCGGGCGAGTTCGTCGCCGAGCGGAACGCGCGCGCCAAGCAGGTGGAGGATCGAGAGCTCGCCGAGCAGATCCGGACGCTGCGGAAGCCGTCGATCGCGGCCTGGGTCGTGAACGTGTTCGCCAGGGAGCGCGCCGACCGGCTCGGACAGGCTCTGCAGCTCGCCGCCGAGCTGCGGGAAGCGCAGGAGGATCTCGATGCGCGCACGCTCTCGAAGCTCGGCCGCGACCGTCGTGCGCTGACGAGTCAGCTCGCGCGCGAGGCGGCGTCGCTCGCATCGTCGGGCGGCGCTCGGATCACGGACTCGACGGTGGAGGCGGTGCAGCAGACGATCACTGCCGCGTTCTTCGACCCGGATGCCGCGACCGCTGTCGCCTCCGGCAGGCTCGTCCGCGAGCTCGAGCCGTCGAGCGAGTTCCCGCTCGACTTCGATGCGACCGTCGGCGGGGGTGCGCCGGAGCGCACTCCCCCACCTTCCCCGCCCGCGGACGAGGTGCGCGAGCGTCGCGAGCGGAAGGAGGCCGAGAAGGCCGTGCACGCGGCCGAGCGCGATCTCGAACGAGCCAAGCGGGAGCAGGCCAAGGCGGACAAGGAGCGCGAAGCCGCGGCATCCCGCGCCGATCGGCTCGAAGCCGAGGTCGAAGAACTCGAGGCCCAGCTCGCGCGTGCGCGGGCGGAGGCGGAGAAGGCGCGCGCGGCCGTCGAGGAGACGACCGGCCGTGCAGCGGAGGCGGCGGAGGGCGTCCGCAGCGCGGAGTCCGCCGTCGAAGAGGCGCGCTCCGCGCTGGAGCGCCGCGGCCGGGCCTGA
- a CDS encoding arylsulfatase has translation MAAGPNILIIWGDDIGISNLSTYSDGLMGYRTPNIDRIAAEGAKFTDYYGEQSCTAGRAAFITGQNPYRTGLTKVGMPGAKLGLQPEDPTIADALKHHGYATGQFGKNHLGDRDEHLPTAHGFDEFFGNLYHLNAEEEPEHPDYPTDEEFPGFSEKFRPRGVIHSWANDDDTQRIEDTGALTKKRMETVDEEFRDAAADFIRRQADSDTPFFVWFNSTHMHFRTHTKEESKGRAGRWQSEYHDTMLDHDDVVGSLLDLLDELGLAEDTIVMYSTDNGPHMNSWPDAGMTPFRNEKNSNWEGAYRVPAMVRWPGHIPAGTTLNGIVSHNDWFVTLLAAVGDADIAERLKTGTELHGTEYRVHLDGHNQLDYITGAAEHSPRRHFFYVSDDGDLTALRFDNWKLVFLEQRAIGTLRVWQEPYVELRFPKLFNLRTDPFERADITSNTYWDWVLDHVFLFVPAQAYVAKMLGTLAEFPARQESASFTINQVMSKLESTVGSS, from the coding sequence ATGGCTGCAGGGCCCAACATCCTCATCATCTGGGGCGACGACATCGGCATCTCGAATCTGAGCACGTACTCCGACGGGCTCATGGGGTACCGGACACCGAACATCGACCGGATCGCCGCCGAGGGCGCGAAGTTCACCGACTACTACGGCGAGCAGAGCTGCACCGCGGGCCGCGCCGCCTTCATCACCGGGCAGAATCCGTATCGCACGGGTCTGACCAAGGTCGGGATGCCCGGCGCGAAGCTGGGGCTCCAGCCCGAGGACCCGACGATCGCAGACGCGCTCAAGCATCACGGCTACGCCACGGGACAGTTCGGCAAGAACCACCTCGGCGACCGCGACGAGCACCTTCCGACCGCGCACGGCTTCGACGAGTTCTTCGGGAACCTCTACCACCTCAACGCGGAAGAGGAGCCGGAGCATCCCGACTATCCCACCGACGAGGAGTTCCCCGGTTTCAGCGAGAAGTTCCGTCCTCGCGGCGTCATCCACTCCTGGGCGAACGACGACGACACTCAGCGCATCGAGGACACCGGCGCCCTCACCAAGAAGCGGATGGAGACGGTCGATGAGGAGTTCCGCGACGCGGCGGCGGACTTCATCCGCCGGCAGGCCGACAGCGACACTCCCTTCTTCGTCTGGTTCAACTCGACCCACATGCACTTCCGCACGCACACCAAGGAAGAGAGCAAGGGCCGTGCCGGGCGCTGGCAGTCGGAGTACCACGACACGATGCTTGATCATGACGACGTCGTGGGAAGCCTGCTGGATCTGCTCGACGAGCTCGGGCTGGCCGAAGACACCATCGTCATGTACTCCACCGACAACGGCCCGCACATGAACAGCTGGCCGGATGCCGGAATGACGCCGTTCCGCAACGAGAAGAACTCCAACTGGGAGGGCGCATACCGCGTCCCAGCGATGGTCCGCTGGCCCGGGCACATCCCCGCCGGAACGACGCTCAACGGCATCGTGAGCCACAACGACTGGTTCGTGACACTGCTGGCCGCAGTCGGCGATGCCGACATCGCCGAGCGTCTGAAGACGGGCACAGAACTGCATGGCACCGAGTACAGGGTGCACCTCGACGGACACAACCAGCTCGACTACATCACCGGTGCCGCCGAGCACAGTCCGCGCAGACACTTCTTCTACGTCTCCGACGACGGCGACCTCACGGCGCTGCGCTTCGACAACTGGAAACTCGTGTTCCTCGAGCAGCGCGCCATCGGAACTCTGCGGGTCTGGCAGGAGCCCTACGTCGAGCTGCGCTTCCCGAAACTGTTCAACCTCCGCACCGACCCCTTCGAGCGCGCGGACATCACTTCGAACACGTACTGGGACTGGGTGCTCGACCACGTGTTCCTGTTCGTTCCCGCGCAGGCCTATGTCGCGAAGATGCTCGGTACGCTCGCCGAGTTTCCGGCGCGGCAGGAGTCGGCGTCGTTCACGATCAACCAGGTGATGTCGAAGCTGGAATCGACGGTCGGCAGCTCCTGA
- a CDS encoding formylglycine-generating enzyme family protein → MVRIPGGTFLMGSEDFYPDERPVHEREVSSFFIDRYEVTNEQYAEFVDATGYLTVAERPLDPAAFPGADPADLVPGSMVFTPTPGPTDLRNWRNWWRWQAGAFWRRPFGPDSSIDDRMRHPVVHIAFEDAVAYADWAGMRLPTEAEHEYAARGGSEGTPFAWGDEAYPGGVAQANSWLGRFPYDNQGAGGTAPVGSYPPNGYGLYDMIANVWEWTTDFYTPRHLRLSDTPVDAGKRTNLLAAASAQEGFPDIPRRVLKGGSHLCSPDYCLRFRPAARSPQAEDTGMSHIGFRLTRSE, encoded by the coding sequence ATGGTCCGCATTCCGGGCGGCACTTTCCTGATGGGGTCCGAAGACTTCTATCCCGATGAGCGACCGGTCCACGAACGGGAGGTCTCGTCGTTCTTCATCGACCGGTATGAGGTGACCAACGAGCAGTATGCCGAGTTCGTCGACGCGACCGGGTACCTGACGGTCGCGGAGCGCCCACTCGACCCGGCCGCATTCCCGGGCGCCGACCCCGCCGATCTCGTTCCCGGCTCCATGGTGTTCACCCCGACACCCGGTCCGACGGATCTGCGCAACTGGCGCAACTGGTGGCGCTGGCAGGCCGGGGCGTTCTGGCGCCGACCGTTCGGGCCCGACTCATCGATCGACGACCGGATGCGGCATCCGGTCGTGCACATCGCCTTCGAGGATGCCGTCGCCTACGCCGACTGGGCGGGGATGCGGCTGCCCACCGAGGCAGAGCACGAGTACGCCGCGCGCGGCGGGTCGGAGGGAACACCGTTCGCCTGGGGCGACGAGGCCTATCCGGGCGGCGTCGCTCAGGCCAACTCGTGGCTGGGACGCTTCCCGTACGACAATCAGGGCGCCGGCGGCACGGCCCCGGTCGGCTCGTACCCGCCGAACGGCTACGGACTCTACGACATGATCGCCAACGTCTGGGAGTGGACGACCGACTTCTACACCCCGCGGCACCTGCGGCTGTCGGACACCCCCGTCGATGCCGGCAAGCGGACCAACCTCCTCGCGGCCGCCAGCGCCCAGGAGGGCTTCCCCGACATCCCGCGGCGCGTCCTCAAGGGCGGATCGCACCTCTGCTCGCCCGACTACTGCCTGCGCTTCCGGCCCGCGGCCAGGTCGCCGCAGGCCGAGGACACCGGCATGTCGCACATCGGTTTCCGGCTCACCCGCTCCGAGTGA
- a CDS encoding sulfatase family protein encodes MTRPNVVLILTDDHAAHAIGAYGSVVNTTPRIDEIAEAGALVENCFATNSLCSPSRASILTGTYSHINGVTTLVTPIDASQPSFVSQLKDAGYRTAIVGKWHMGDGDGHNPQGFDYWDVLIEQGEYVDPTFLTAGGLRTEKGYATDLITDLALRWLESLQGDEPWCVLIWHKAPHRPWQPAERHADLYREPIAVPRTWEDDYSTRTSSARRGAMRIAEHLNAEDLKAEPPAGLSYEDEALWKYQRYMEDYLRCVEAVDENVGRVTDWLRARGELDDTLVMYASDQGFFLGDHGWFDKRFMYEESIRMPLVMSYPRQISAGIRHKGIVTNVDFARTILDAAGVKASARMQGRTFLPDLRGTTAASDTPDGFYYRYWEHDDVFHRAPAHYGYRTAHHKLIYFYNDGLGLPGTGTFTYPGEWELYDLDADPDELLNVASDPAYADVFAAMRLALRAAQSEVGDEPHPSEPPLGTLR; translated from the coding sequence ATGACCCGGCCGAACGTGGTGCTGATCCTCACCGATGATCACGCCGCTCACGCGATCGGCGCGTACGGCTCGGTGGTCAACACCACACCGCGGATCGATGAGATCGCCGAGGCCGGTGCGCTCGTGGAGAACTGCTTCGCGACGAACTCGCTGTGCTCGCCGAGCCGTGCGTCGATCCTCACCGGGACGTACAGTCACATCAATGGCGTGACGACCCTGGTGACGCCGATCGATGCTTCGCAGCCGTCGTTCGTTTCGCAGCTGAAGGACGCGGGGTACCGCACCGCGATCGTCGGCAAATGGCACATGGGTGACGGCGACGGGCACAACCCTCAGGGGTTCGATTACTGGGACGTGCTGATCGAGCAGGGCGAGTACGTCGATCCGACATTCCTCACCGCGGGCGGGTTGCGGACCGAGAAGGGATACGCGACCGACCTGATCACCGATCTCGCTCTGCGATGGCTCGAATCGCTGCAAGGGGATGAGCCCTGGTGCGTACTCATCTGGCACAAGGCGCCGCATCGTCCGTGGCAGCCTGCCGAACGGCACGCGGATCTCTATCGTGAGCCGATCGCCGTTCCACGCACATGGGAAGACGACTATTCGACGCGGACGTCATCGGCACGCCGCGGCGCGATGCGGATCGCCGAACACCTCAATGCCGAAGACCTGAAAGCCGAGCCGCCCGCCGGACTGTCCTATGAGGACGAGGCGCTGTGGAAGTACCAGCGCTACATGGAGGACTACTTGCGCTGCGTCGAGGCCGTCGACGAGAACGTCGGCCGCGTCACCGACTGGCTTCGCGCGCGCGGCGAACTCGATGACACTCTGGTGATGTACGCCTCCGACCAGGGGTTCTTCCTCGGCGATCACGGCTGGTTCGACAAGCGCTTCATGTACGAGGAATCGATCCGAATGCCGTTGGTGATGTCCTACCCGCGGCAGATATCCGCTGGTATTCGACACAAGGGCATCGTCACGAACGTCGACTTCGCCCGGACGATTCTGGATGCCGCGGGCGTCAAGGCGTCAGCGCGGATGCAGGGCCGCACCTTCCTGCCGGACCTCCGCGGCACGACGGCGGCTTCGGACACGCCGGATGGCTTCTACTACCGGTACTGGGAGCACGATGACGTCTTCCATCGCGCGCCGGCGCATTACGGCTATCGCACGGCGCACCACAAACTCATCTACTTCTACAACGATGGTCTCGGATTGCCGGGGACCGGTACGTTCACGTATCCGGGGGAGTGGGAGCTGTACGATCTCGACGCGGACCCCGATGAGTTGCTCAATGTCGCATCGGATCCGGCTTACGCGGACGTGTTCGCGGCAATGCGACTGGCACTGCGCGCCGCGCAGTCCGAGGTCGGTGACGAACCGCACCCTTCGGAGCCTCCACTCGGAACACTACGCTGA
- a CDS encoding sulfatase-like hydrolase/transferase produces the protein MPSNILFLMTDQHRADTLGAYGNALAATPVLDELARTGTRFDRWYTPTAICTPARASLLTGQAPFRHRVLANHERNVGYLEDLEEGSFTFVEALRENGYNTGLVGKWHAGTEKNAADFGFDGPDLPGWHNPVDNEDYLGFLRERDLPPYRISDRIRGTLPNGGPGNLLAARLHQPVEATFEYYLATRTIELLERYAADGERDGKPFFLELNFFGPHLPYIVPDAYFDMFDPEQIELPKSIAETFEGKPPVQRNYSAHWTFDTMPLEVTRKLIAIYWGYVALIDEQIGRVMDALERLGLVDDTAVFFTCDHGEFTGSHRLHDKGPAMYEDIYRTPGILRVPGGEAGQVRTEFVSLLDATATILDLAGIDPSPAIDSRSLLPMARGEQQPDWAQDIVCEFHGHHFPYPQRMLRDDRYKLVVNPDSVNELYDLHADPDELLNAYDHPEMLSVRQRMMKRLYNVLRERGDNFYHWMTTMYDVGEVDYDPTQSGLDETTYRASGEASLA, from the coding sequence ATGCCGAGCAACATCCTCTTCCTCATGACCGACCAGCACCGGGCGGACACGCTCGGGGCCTACGGCAACGCCCTGGCGGCGACCCCAGTACTCGATGAACTGGCGCGCACAGGCACGCGGTTCGACCGCTGGTACACGCCGACCGCCATCTGCACGCCGGCACGGGCGAGCCTGCTTACCGGGCAGGCGCCGTTCCGACACAGGGTGCTCGCCAACCACGAGCGCAACGTCGGGTATCTCGAAGACCTCGAGGAAGGCAGCTTCACCTTCGTCGAGGCGCTGCGAGAGAACGGTTACAACACGGGGCTCGTCGGCAAGTGGCATGCCGGCACCGAGAAGAACGCGGCGGACTTCGGTTTCGACGGCCCCGACCTTCCCGGCTGGCACAATCCCGTCGACAATGAGGATTACCTCGGCTTCCTGCGCGAGCGCGACCTTCCGCCGTACCGGATCAGCGATCGCATCCGCGGCACGCTGCCCAATGGTGGGCCGGGCAACCTTCTGGCTGCCCGGCTTCACCAGCCGGTGGAGGCGACGTTCGAGTACTACCTGGCCACACGCACGATCGAGCTGCTCGAGCGGTACGCCGCCGACGGCGAGCGCGACGGCAAGCCGTTCTTCCTCGAGTTGAACTTCTTCGGTCCGCATCTGCCGTACATCGTTCCCGATGCGTACTTCGACATGTTCGATCCCGAGCAGATCGAGCTTCCGAAATCGATCGCCGAGACGTTCGAGGGCAAGCCGCCGGTGCAGCGCAACTACAGCGCGCACTGGACGTTCGACACGATGCCGCTCGAGGTGACGCGCAAGCTCATCGCGATCTATTGGGGCTATGTGGCACTCATCGACGAGCAGATCGGTCGTGTGATGGACGCGCTCGAGCGGCTCGGCCTCGTCGACGACACCGCGGTGTTCTTCACCTGTGACCACGGCGAGTTCACCGGATCGCATCGCCTGCACGACAAGGGTCCTGCGATGTATGAGGACATCTATCGCACGCCGGGCATTCTGCGAGTGCCGGGTGGTGAGGCAGGCCAGGTGCGCACGGAGTTCGTGAGCCTGCTGGATGCGACGGCGACCATCCTCGACCTCGCCGGCATCGACCCGTCGCCCGCGATCGACTCGCGCAGCCTGCTGCCTATGGCACGCGGCGAGCAGCAGCCGGACTGGGCTCAGGACATCGTGTGTGAGTTCCACGGGCATCACTTCCCGTACCCGCAGCGGATGCTTCGAGACGACCGGTACAAGCTGGTCGTGAATCCCGATTCCGTCAACGAACTGTACGACCTGCACGCCGATCCCGACGAGCTTCTTAACGCCTACGACCACCCGGAGATGCTGTCGGTGCGTCAGCGGATGATGAAGCGGCTCTACAACGTGCTGCGCGAGCGCGGAGACAACTTCTATCACTGGATGACGACGATGTACGACGTAGGGGAGGTCGACTACGATCCGACCCAGTCGGGCCTCGACGAGACGACGTATCGCGCCAGCGGGGAGGCCTCACTCGCATGA
- a CDS encoding aliphatic sulfonate ABC transporter substrate-binding protein: MRFTRKLLGSAAVGTAVLLAAAGCTASGGETTGSEDVESEYTDVLDVDFGYIPDFNGTSLLAIAEDQGLWDKYGLDVNAQTFTNGPLQIQALGTGDLDFGYIGPGAMWLPASGQAKVVAINTLGQADRVVAQAGIDSIEDLEGKTVAYPEGTSGDMILTLALEEAGMTKDDIDAVAMEPAAIVAALSSKQVDGAGFWYPALATVEQQVPDLVTLAENSDFEDTVSFPTVFVAGNDVVADESEKVDRVLKALRDATEFRAENLDEAIQLTAEFSALDPAQVKADAGNVQVLSLDEIDTLTEDGTVNAWLSGMVDYFVAAGKLEAPVDPSEFYTGDLFLKAGE; encoded by the coding sequence ATGCGATTCACCCGAAAGCTCCTCGGCTCCGCCGCCGTGGGCACCGCCGTCCTCCTCGCGGCCGCCGGCTGCACAGCGTCCGGCGGCGAGACCACCGGGTCAGAAGACGTCGAGAGCGAGTACACCGACGTACTCGACGTCGACTTCGGCTACATCCCCGACTTCAACGGCACGAGCCTGCTGGCCATCGCCGAAGACCAGGGACTCTGGGACAAGTACGGACTCGACGTCAACGCCCAGACGTTCACCAACGGTCCACTGCAGATCCAGGCGCTCGGCACCGGCGACCTGGACTTCGGCTACATCGGTCCCGGCGCCATGTGGCTGCCGGCATCCGGTCAGGCGAAGGTCGTCGCCATCAATACCCTCGGCCAGGCCGACCGCGTGGTCGCCCAGGCCGGCATCGACTCGATCGAAGACCTCGAGGGCAAGACCGTCGCGTACCCGGAGGGCACCTCCGGTGACATGATCCTGACGCTCGCGCTCGAGGAAGCGGGGATGACGAAGGACGACATCGACGCTGTCGCGATGGAGCCGGCGGCGATCGTCGCCGCCCTCTCGTCGAAGCAGGTGGACGGCGCCGGATTCTGGTACCCCGCTCTCGCTACCGTCGAGCAGCAGGTGCCCGACCTCGTCACCCTCGCGGAGAACAGCGACTTCGAGGACACGGTTTCGTTCCCGACCGTCTTCGTCGCGGGCAACGACGTCGTCGCGGACGAATCGGAGAAGGTCGACCGTGTGCTCAAGGCACTGCGCGACGCCACCGAGTTCAGGGCCGAGAACCTCGACGAGGCGATCCAGCTCACGGCCGAGTTCTCGGCCCTCGACCCGGCGCAGGTCAAGGCGGACGCGGGCAACGTGCAGGTGCTCTCGCTCGACGAGATCGACACGCTGACCGAGGACGGCACCGTCAACGCGTGGCTTTCGGGGATGGTCGACTACTTCGTGGCGGCCGGCAAGCTCGAGGCTCCCGTCGACCCCTCCGAGTTCTACACCGGCGACCTGTTCCTGAAGGCTGGCGAGTAA
- a CDS encoding ABC transporter ATP-binding protein, whose product MNDTMNPAKISVRGIRKTFELKDTEFVALERVDLDIADNEFVTVVGPSGCGKSTLMNILAGLEEPTAGEALVDGKSVHGPGPERGVIFQQYALFPWLTVRKNVEFGLKLAGLPKAERRERAEHFIRMVGLEQFADALPKMLSGGMKQRCAIARAYAVNPSILLMDEPFGALDALTRVKLQEQLLETWSSEKRTVMFITHDVDEAVFLGNRVIVMAARPGRIYDVIDVNLPYPRAEDIRLSPEFTELRNRVWHSVYHQEAGIVAGTASS is encoded by the coding sequence ATGAACGACACGATGAACCCCGCGAAGATCTCCGTCCGCGGCATCCGCAAGACCTTCGAACTCAAGGACACCGAGTTCGTCGCACTCGAACGGGTCGATCTCGACATCGCCGACAACGAGTTCGTCACCGTGGTGGGCCCTTCCGGATGCGGCAAGTCGACACTGATGAACATCCTCGCCGGGCTCGAAGAGCCCACAGCAGGTGAAGCGCTCGTCGATGGCAAGAGCGTGCACGGGCCGGGCCCGGAGCGCGGAGTGATCTTCCAGCAGTACGCGCTGTTCCCCTGGCTGACCGTGCGCAAGAATGTCGAGTTCGGTCTCAAGCTGGCAGGCCTTCCCAAGGCCGAACGGCGTGAACGCGCCGAGCACTTCATCAGGATGGTCGGCCTCGAGCAGTTCGCCGACGCGCTACCGAAGATGCTCTCCGGTGGCATGAAGCAGCGCTGCGCGATCGCGCGGGCGTACGCGGTGAACCCGTCGATCCTGCTGATGGACGAGCCGTTCGGGGCTCTGGACGCGCTCACTCGGGTGAAGCTGCAGGAACAGCTGCTCGAGACCTGGAGCAGCGAGAAGCGCACCGTCATGTTCATCACTCACGACGTCGATGAAGCGGTGTTCCTCGGAAACCGCGTGATCGTGATGGCCGCCCGCCCCGGGCGCATCTACGACGTCATCGACGTGAACCTGCCGTACCCGCGCGCGGAAGACATCCGGCTGAGCCCGGAGTTCACCGAACTGCGCAACCGCGTATGGCACTCGGTCTACCACCAAGAAGCCGGCATCGTCGCCGGAACCGCGTCATCCTGA